A portion of the Sabethes cyaneus chromosome 3, idSabCyanKW18_F2, whole genome shotgun sequence genome contains these proteins:
- the LOC128739172 gene encoding beta-lactamase-like protein 2 homolog — MATIPKITHVSSRLIRILGCNPGHMTLQGTNTYIVGTGQKRILIDASDANVPDYISYLKQVISHKQITINDIIVTHWHHDHQGGVDDVLEAIDNKDTCRVWKYARSDVTEPLDSKVRPLKNGQRFEIEGATLEVIHTPGHTTDHVIVVLHEDNAVFSGDCILGEGTTVFENLYDYMKSLKLIQTLNPVVIYPGHGNIINDPMVRISQYINHRNERERQILAVFKQHPNEKFTELDLVKQIYKDTPESLWPAAAMNVNHHLSKLVTEKKIMSDGDCWKLMPSASL, encoded by the exons ATGGCGACGATACCGAAGATCACGCATGTTTCATCTCGATTAATTCGCATTCTTGGCTGTAATCCGGGCCATATGACCCTCCAAGGAACTAATACGTATATTGTGGGAACCGGTCAAAA AAGAATACTAATTGATGCAAGTGACGCAAACGTACCGGACTATATAAGCTACCTAAAACAAGTGATATCACATAAACAAATCACAATCAACGACATAATAGTTACCCACTGGCATCACGACCATCAAGGAGGAGTTGATGATGTACTGGAGGCTATCGACAATAAAG ATACTTGCAGAGTATGGAAATATGCACGGTCAGACGTCACTGAGCCGCTAGATTCAAAAGTGCGTCCGTTGAAAAATGGCCAACGGTTTGAAATTGAAGGAGCAACTCTGGAAGTAATTCACACACCGGGACACACCACAGATCATGTAATAGTTGTGCTACACGAAGATAATGCTGTATTTAGTGGCGATTGTATTCTCGGGGAAGGAACAACTGTTTTTGAAAATCTCTATGACTATATGAAAAGTTTAAAGTTGATTCAAACTCTTAATCCTGTTGTTATCTATCCCGGGCATGGAAATATTATTAAT GACCCAATGGTACGCATATCTCAGTATATAAACCATCGGAACGAGCGTGAACGACAAATTTTGGCCGTCTTTAAGCAACATCCCAATGAAAAGTTTACCGAGCTGGACTTGGTTAAACAAATCTATAAAGATACGCCGGAAAGCTTATGGCCAGCTGCAGCCATGAATGTCAACCATCATTTGAGTAAGCtcgtgacagaaaaaaagattATGTCCGATGGAGACTGCTGGAAGCTCATGCCTTCAGCTTCATTATAA